In Leptolyngbya sp. O-77, the genomic window CACTTCATTCAGCACGTTGATAGTTGGGTTAGCCCCTGTAGTCAGAGTCACCTGCTGGGGATAGCGTGTCCGAATGGCTTCATCCTGCGCCTGTCGGAGCGCTTGCAGCACGTCGTTGGTGGCATTGCTTAGGCGCTGACGATTCAGCAAGGCCACCCAACTCGGGGCGGCGATCGCCGCCAAGACTGCAATCATAATCACAACTACAAGCACTTCAGTCAGGGTAAACCCTGCTGTTGTCTGGCAACCCGGTTGATTAGACCTTGAGGGCGATCGCCCAAAAGACCGCTGCAAAAACCACTTCATCACGCGCCTCCTGAGACTGGGATACCGCTCACACTGAACCGAACTGAGAAAACAGAACAAACCTTGCGCTAAGGCCCCGCACTAGACGGATTCCGTTCCAGCACAGCACGACCCAACACGCGCGTTTGCAATGTCGTTGTAAACTCGCGGTCTGAATTAATGCCCGGTCGCCCAAAAGCATTCCCCCGAATAAACAGCGAAACGTCCCGGAATTGACTGGTCAACGTTTCATTCGTCACGCAGGCATACAGCCCACCCCGGTAGGTTGTGGTGGCAGACTCTGGAGAAATGTTATATCCAGTTGGACAGTTCGGTGCAGGTATACCCAGCGCATTCGCCGCTTGCCCGTCATCCACAAAATCCACCAGAACTGCTGAATTACCCTCCAGCGTCTCTCCTGCAACAGGCTGCCACGAGGCAAACGCACCACTTGCTGGAGCCGTATAGCCCCCCGTTTTACGCCAGTTTGCGCCCGACCCCGTAAACTCCGGCAGAACATAGCGCACAATTCGCGCCCGACCTCGCCAGATTCCCGTCGGATTGCTAGTAGTTAGTGCATACACAATCAGAGAATAGGAGCTACCCGTCACGCAAGGCACTGGATAATTGCCTGCGGCAACCTGGGTGGTTCGGCAGCGCTCTCGCAGAGCATTGGGCAGGGGGTCCTGCTTCCAGAAGCCGATAACGGGTGTGCTATTCGCTGGCAGCACAGCGTTCAGCGCATTTTGCAGCCCAGGGCAGCCTGGTTCCGGGGGCACAGCAACCGGATTGGCCGCGATACCCGCGCCCAAACAGCGTCCTCGATAGACAAACGTCGCCTCGCGCAGTTCCGCAGAAATGTAATCCAGGGGCTTGCTGCATTTCTCGCTGGGTTTCAGAGCGGGGATGCCTCGCGCTGATCAGCGGTCAGCAACTCCACCACCAAATACATCAGCCCAGAAATAATAATGCTGCTGATAATTGCGACAATGAGCAGTTTCTGTAAGGGTAAAGCCCGCCGTCGAAAACGTTTGACCGACTTCGCCGCCGCTTCAGCAATTCCTTGACTCGTTCTACCAGCCGGTCGCCCATCCCAGTTCTTGCTCCAGTTCCTACCATAGTTGCTGCTCTTCTCAAACCGTTTGGTTGCCTTTAACCCAGCATCCCCAACGTGACACATCAGTTGTCCAACTTCAGCCGAGCGATCCTGCCTACGAACACACTTAGGAAACTTCAACCAGAAGACCTCGACAATCTTCCTTGAATAATCCGAAATAACCTGAAATCAAAAATCTGAAATTAAACTCTGCGCCTAGGCTTAGTTATAAATGCTCGCTATGAACGCCTAGCAAATCTGGTCGGTTTCAGGTTTCATTTCGATATCGTTAGGGGCAGGGAGTCCCTCCCTGCTGATGAAGCTGGCAAAGCGTTGTTCCCTGGTCGCTCCAGGTCATGCGCGGATACAGCGCCACCAGCGGCCGCACTCGCTGACTGCCCGTGCCAGAGGTGATGTTGAGCGCCGCAGGCTGCACCGGAGTCGCCATGCTGCCAAAGTTTGGCCGAGCAATGACTGAATAAACCCGAACGCCCAGAATGAAACTGTTTTGACGGTTGCCGCCAGGTGCGGTGTCATTCGGGCTGACGCTGCGAAACACCTGCATATAGAACTCAGGCGCACAGGGGTCGCCGTTTACCGTGATGCCGTCGATATCTATCGGGATAGCCTGGAGTGCACCTACCCCAGAGCCAGTGTATTGATTGGCCAAGCCCGTATCGACACATTTCCGCACACCCGCAACCCCTGTCGGCGGGCCAACGGTTGCACCGTTTGTGAATGCTCCCGCTGAGGCAGGCAGATTTGTGGCAGTGTGTTGTCCACTGGCGACCAGAGTTTGAATGCGATCGATTTCGTCCTGGGCAATTTGGAAGGCTTGCTCAGCCCGACGATTCTGCACTCGCGATGCCGACGCGATAAACAGCGGCGGTAAGATCAGGGTTGCTGTGATCGCAATCACCGCAACACCTATTAGGCATTCCAGCAGCGTCACGCCTGATTCGGAGGAGCGGCTCGAGGGAGCCGCTGCTTGTGCTAGCCGACCCCGCTTGCTCAGCGCTTTAGCAGACCAGCGAGCTGTTGCGGTCGGTTTTTTGGAGTCGAGCGTCGGAGAGTTCGCAGTTGAGAATTTCATAGGGGGTTGACCTCTCAATTACGCAGGACAAGAACGACGGTTGGCAGGGGGCAATGCGCCTTGAATCGCATTACAAAGTTGCCGAATGTAAGGGTCGTTAGCGGGCGGCTCGCTATAGAACTCGCTGCGGATCGAGCGAACGGTGACAAATCGCTGGGCGATTGGCCCGGCTGGTGCCAGTTGTAGACCCACGTCATACCCCCAGCGTCGCAGAGGCGGTACGTAATAGCGAATTGCCTCATTGACCACTGGGTCTGTCCCAACTTCCCAAGCATCCTGGTCATAGGGACCAGTGGCTTGCTGACTAAAGCTCAACTGGAGCAGCGAACCCGAAATGAATAGGGGCGAGTTGTTTGTCCAGTCTTCATTAAACCGAGGGAAGTTGTGCAATCCTCCGTAGGACTGGTTTGCACGAGAGGGCACCAGCCCGCTAATGATAATGGAGTTTACCCGCGTATTTGGCAAGGCTGGAATCAGCGGGCGGTCGCTCGTAATCGGATAGTAGGCTCCCGTGTAGTTTCGTGAGTTGCTGCTAGCTGCTATTCGAGGAAGACGAGGTACTCCGTTACGTCCTACGATAATCGGAGAATCTCCTTCCTGGGGTTTCAAAGTGGCTGTTGTCAACGTTCTAAACATGCTGTCTGCGTAGTTGGTTCGCATCCAGCGTGCAGTTGGGTTGCCATTTTGATCTCGAACCACATCTCGCGTATTGGGTGCAGGGTCTGTGGTACCTGTTTGGAAAGGGGCAGATGCGTTTCCTGCGTCGCTGGGGCGTGAGAAGTTGAGGTAAGTAGTACGATTGCCATTTCCCTGGCAGCCATATCGGGCATCGCCATTACGCGCATCAGCCAGGGTTGCGGTCTGTGCAACCCCAACGGTCAAGAAGACATCCTGCATACTGCCGTCACAGGAGTTGTCCGACAGGATGGTAATTGCGTCTGCTAGAACCTCGCTGGGCCGCCACAGATCCCCTGCACGGGCGAAGTTAGTATCAATTTGAGCCAAGGTGCGGCTGTGGAAGTTGGCATACCGCTGCTGTCCGTCATAAGTCAATAGGGTTGTAAACTCTTGAAGTTCAGTTCCAGCAGCATTTTGGTGCAAGTTGAAGTTGCCCTGGATGTAAACCGGGTTGTCGGAGATGAAGGACAAGCCGCGCCCATTATCTCCGGGGCGATCGAGCCGAGAACCGTTTTTGAGACGGAAGCCATTGGGACGCCGATCGGGGTCGGGGTAATAGTCCACAGGTTTAGGTGTTACAAAGTTGCTTTCATTTAATGGCGGGTCAGTTGATCCGAAAGCACTCACATCCCCTGTATTCATCCGGCAAGTGGCTTCTGTACGGAGGCTTTCTTCAGTGTTGCAGCTTGGCCAATCAGCCGGGGACGGACGAACAATGGTTGCTTCCGAGACCGCATCTTCACGAAAAGCGTAGACAATCCCTGCAGCAGGAAGCCAGCGATCGCCCGTCAACCCGTTCCCGGCACGACGCAGCAGATCGAGATTGACATCTAGCACGCGCACGCTGAGCAGCTCACGACCGTTCATCAGGGCAGCATCTTTGAAGCCAACCCGGCGGAAGGTGCCGTTGGTCGGATTGCCTCCTAAGCTGTAGCGAGAGCAATTATCCGTTATGCAGACCTTAATCAGCGTATCGCGGTTGTTGTTCGGCGTTGATTCAGCCGTGCTGCCCGCAGGAGCCGCAGTCAGGTTCTCAAAGGGCAGCACCCAAGTTGCAGGCGGACGAGGCAGCAGCCGCACCGCTTCTGGGCGTACGGGCTGATAGATTACGCTGGCGTTGCGAGCTAATAGATAGGCATCGTTTGCTGCGTCGGCGTGGTCGCGGGCTGCTCTGCCCCCGCCGCTGGCCAGTGTCCCTGCTGCGTCGGGATGGGCACCTGTACCAGGCTGCTCCTCGCGCGGTGCTGGAAACAGGTTATAAAGTGCAGGGTAGAAGGGACGATTTGAACAGAGATACTTGATGGGATCACCAGAGCCAACCCCGCTGTTCTCCCACATCTGCCGGCAGGTTTTGCCATCCCCGTAGAAGCCTGCAACCTGGACGGCTGTAGCCGGTGTCCGAGTGGCATAGGCTACGTTCGCATCACCCAGATTATCGTAACCAAAGAAGCCCCACTGGCGATCGCGCGCCACCTGTTCTTTGGAGATGATCATTTGAGCCAGCCGGATGTAGTCGTTCATCTGGTCAGCCGTCAGGGTTCCACCGCCATTGGGGAAGCTGTAGGGCGTTCCAGATGCAACTATCTGATCGCGCCACTGCTGCATCAGGGCAATGACGGTTTCGGGCGATCGCGGACGGTCGAGGTTGCCTCGATCCTTCACCATGATGATAAAGTCGTTGCTATTGGCTGCCGAAAGCGGGCCAAAGGGGCTGACTCCGCGATCGAGGGCGCGAATGACACCCCGAAGCCCCGCGTAGAACTGGGCAGACAAGGCTGGATTGGTGAAGGCCGTGTCTTCGTCTGCCTGAGTTGCATAGGCATTCCCCAGTGGCACGCCCGCCGCATTCGGATCAAATTTTTCTAAATAGTCAAGCTGATAGGCTAGCATCCCCATCGTGCAGGCAGAGGTGTACAGCGTAGACTTATCTGCCGGGCTAAGGTTGGCGAAGGACGTACCTGCCGCCATCCGAGCAATGACTCGACGCAGAATTGAGAAGTCGCCCCACATCGAGAACCAGGGGTAGGGGTGAACCTGCTGATCTTGAACAGGCGTGAAGGATGGTGCGCCGCCGCGCGGATCGCCTGCGAAGTTTGCTAGGTTTTGCAGCGCCAGCATGGTCGGCGTATTTAGCGCACTGAATGCATTGGCAGGCGGGAGGTTGTATTCCCAGCCGTTGGTGCCGCGCCCTCGCAAAAAGTCAGAAATGACTGAACCTGGGGTGTCATAAGGCGCTGAAAATCCGGACTCAAGATTGAGGGCCAGGTTCTCGAAGGTGGCACTGCGGTCAAGCGTGCCTGCTGTGCCAGGATGAACCGTGAGGGCAAGACAGGCTGCAGGGCGATCGCGATCAGCAGAGGTCTCTGCCGCAGCCCGATGGTAAATCGCGGCTCCCTGCACTGCGGGAAGGTTGTCATAGAGCGATCGCCGCTGTCGAGCTTCATTACAACGACCTGCATTCTGCGCAATGCAACCTGGCCAGGGCTTCAGGGGTTCAAAACTAGCTGTGTCGTTTGGGAATGGGCCACCCCAACCTGCGGCATCCCCCAATTCTAGTCGCTGGCCGACGATAATCCGCATTCCCTCGTTGCGAGCGCGGCGTTCCCAATAGCCATCCAGACCCACGGCACTTTCGTCTTGCCCAACCCCAGGCGTATTGCCGACGAGTCGAGTTTCGGTAGTTGGAATCTGCTCCCCGATCAACCCAGGAATTGAGGTTGCTGGGTCGTCCTCACGTCCACCGTAGGTTGGCTTGGGCCCATAGCGGTCATCAGCCCGATAGGAGTCGTCCACATAGGGCGGGTTTTCTTGGGGCGGCTGAATCAGTCGTCCCTGACCATTGCGGTTGAGGGCTGTGCCTGCCCAGCCAGGGCGAGAAGCCGTGGGGTTTGCTACGCCCCGTGACGCGGAGCGGGCCTCCGTCTGCAAGATAACCGGGTCTAGCGCGTAGTCTACGGGTGCAGTTGACCCCAAGTTGACCGAGTGCGTCCCCGGGGTGAGGTTTGCGTTGCTGGGGTTAATCCCATAGCCCTCATACAGTTCAAACGTTGAGGTGTCTCCAGCAGTGCTGCTGTTGTTGTTCAATTTCGCAGCTAAAAATTGCCCCCTAAAATCGATTTGCCCCGCAGCGTTTTTGGTTTCCACCGTACTCACCTCTGAGGCATCGGCGCTGTAGAGGCACGAGAACCGAGAGCTAATCATGTAGCTCCGGAAACTACCGTTGCCAATGATGATGTTGCCCTCAGAGTGCATCGCGCCGTTCCAGTTAAACGCAGGACCAGGGAATATCTCGAGGTCGTTGCGGAACCAAGCTCCCCATTTATTGCCCTGCTCCACCGTGCGGTCTTGCTGAAACTCCAGCGCTGCCACAGGTCGGTTGGGCGTATTGGGCTGTACGTATACGTCAACCTGGAAGTTTTTCCGCAGCAGGGAGGTATTGTTGCCATCCGGTAGCCAGCCCCGTCCTACACCATCAGCAGTTGCAGCGACGGCTCCGGTAGAGCAAGCATTATTTTGGGAGCTGTTGTTGCTCAGCGGGCCGTTGCGAACCTCCTGGCGACTCGCCCGTCCTGGGTTTGTGCCGCTGCCGCGAATCGCGGTGTCGCTGGTATCTTGAATATTGGCCAGGTCGGTCTTGTAGAGAATCGAGTAGGCAACTGTGGCATCATTGGTGCCATCGCCATCGGTGTCGGTGGGATAGCGCCACGCATTGTCCACAATGCCGTCTCCGTCCAGGTCAATGCGCGTTTCACCCGGCAGTGTGTAGGGGTCGAAGGTCGGGTTCGCCAGGCTAGAAGGATGGCGAGGGACGGTAACGGTCGTTCCAGGAACGGTTGTACCTGTGTTGAGCATCATGCCCAGCAGCCAGGTTTCCGACGGAATGCCGCTGGGGAAGCGGGGGTCGCGGCGGGGGTCAAACAGGTACTCTAGCTTTGCCTTGGCACGGTCAATCGTGGGCGTGGCAGCGTTGTAAACCACGCGCTGCTGCCGTTCCCCAATCGTCTGCACGGTGCGCGTGTAGGTGCGGTAGCCAATCGAGCCAACCGTCAACAGCACCACCAGCAACAGCAAAATAGTTGTTGGCAACACAAAGCCCGCCTTAGCTGAGGCGCGATTTAGGCTGAGCCAGTTGTGAAATAGCCAGAGGACACTGCGCCGAATGCCTCGCTGGATGCGCTGGGTGACGGCACGACTGACCTGATTCAAGCCGCTGTGGATGGCCCTGGTGAACTTGCGGGTTGACATAGCTGCCTTCCTCTTACCTTCCTTGTGGGACGGGTTGGTAGATAAACGTTGGGATTCATGAAACGAGATTGACTGCGCCTAAAGCCGAGGACGACAGGAACAGAGACACTGCCGTGGAGAAATCGGATGAGGGAAGCCATTCAGGGAAATACTCTGAAGGGGACACACGCTCTAGGAAGCGCTGACGCCGACTCCAGGAACACGCTGGACGCTGAGAAAAGCTGGCTGGGCGATCGCCCTTGACCACACTCCAAGCCCAAAGCGGTAGCTTAGAAAACAACTCAAGAAACCACAGTGTTAACAATTGAACCGCGCAAAATC contains:
- the hpsA gene encoding hormogonium polysaccharide biosynthesis protein HpsA gives rise to the protein MSTRKFTRAIHSGLNQVSRAVTQRIQRGIRRSVLWLFHNWLSLNRASAKAGFVLPTTILLLLVVLLTVGSIGYRTYTRTVQTIGERQQRVVYNAATPTIDRAKAKLEYLFDPRRDPRFPSGIPSETWLLGMMLNTGTTVPGTTVTVPRHPSSLANPTFDPYTLPGETRIDLDGDGIVDNAWRYPTDTDGDGTNDATVAYSILYKTDLANIQDTSDTAIRGSGTNPGRASRQEVRNGPLSNNSSQNNACSTGAVAATADGVGRGWLPDGNNTSLLRKNFQVDVYVQPNTPNRPVAALEFQQDRTVEQGNKWGAWFRNDLEIFPGPAFNWNGAMHSEGNIIIGNGSFRSYMISSRFSCLYSADASEVSTVETKNAAGQIDFRGQFLAAKLNNNSSTAGDTSTFELYEGYGINPSNANLTPGTHSVNLGSTAPVDYALDPVILQTEARSASRGVANPTASRPGWAGTALNRNGQGRLIQPPQENPPYVDDSYRADDRYGPKPTYGGREDDPATSIPGLIGEQIPTTETRLVGNTPGVGQDESAVGLDGYWERRARNEGMRIIVGQRLELGDAAGWGGPFPNDTASFEPLKPWPGCIAQNAGRCNEARQRRSLYDNLPAVQGAAIYHRAAAETSADRDRPAACLALTVHPGTAGTLDRSATFENLALNLESGFSAPYDTPGSVISDFLRGRGTNGWEYNLPPANAFSALNTPTMLALQNLANFAGDPRGGAPSFTPVQDQQVHPYPWFSMWGDFSILRRVIARMAAGTSFANLSPADKSTLYTSACTMGMLAYQLDYLEKFDPNAAGVPLGNAYATQADEDTAFTNPALSAQFYAGLRGVIRALDRGVSPFGPLSAANSNDFIIMVKDRGNLDRPRSPETVIALMQQWRDQIVASGTPYSFPNGGGTLTADQMNDYIRLAQMIISKEQVARDRQWGFFGYDNLGDANVAYATRTPATAVQVAGFYGDGKTCRQMWENSGVGSGDPIKYLCSNRPFYPALYNLFPAPREEQPGTGAHPDAAGTLASGGGRAARDHADAANDAYLLARNASVIYQPVRPEAVRLLPRPPATWVLPFENLTAAPAGSTAESTPNNNRDTLIKVCITDNCSRYSLGGNPTNGTFRRVGFKDAALMNGRELLSVRVLDVNLDLLRRAGNGLTGDRWLPAAGIVYAFREDAVSEATIVRPSPADWPSCNTEESLRTEATCRMNTGDVSAFGSTDPPLNESNFVTPKPVDYYPDPDRRPNGFRLKNGSRLDRPGDNGRGLSFISDNPVYIQGNFNLHQNAAGTELQEFTTLLTYDGQQRYANFHSRTLAQIDTNFARAGDLWRPSEVLADAITILSDNSCDGSMQDVFLTVGVAQTATLADARNGDARYGCQGNGNRTTYLNFSRPSDAGNASAPFQTGTTDPAPNTRDVVRDQNGNPTARWMRTNYADSMFRTLTTATLKPQEGDSPIIVGRNGVPRLPRIAASSNSRNYTGAYYPITSDRPLIPALPNTRVNSIIISGLVPSRANQSYGGLHNFPRFNEDWTNNSPLFISGSLLQLSFSQQATGPYDQDAWEVGTDPVVNEAIRYYVPPLRRWGYDVGLQLAPAGPIAQRFVTVRSIRSEFYSEPPANDPYIRQLCNAIQGALPPANRRSCPA
- a CDS encoding Tfp pilus assembly protein FimT/FimU gives rise to the protein MKWFLQRSFGRSPSRSNQPGCQTTAGFTLTEVLVVVIMIAVLAAIAAPSWVALLNRQRLSNATNDVLQALRQAQDEAIRTRYPQQVTLTTGANPTINVLNEVRRVGQGSVGMTVTPTAATTITFGATGGPITGPQDITPAANLPISITVTVPATGGVRRCVVIETLLGAMRTVNQGENGCS
- a CDS encoding type II secretion system protein yields the protein MKFSTANSPTLDSKKPTATARWSAKALSKRGRLAQAAAPSSRSSESGVTLLECLIGVAVIAITATLILPPLFIASASRVQNRRAEQAFQIAQDEIDRIQTLVASGQHTATNLPASAGAFTNGATVGPPTGVAGVRKCVDTGLANQYTGSGVGALQAIPIDIDGITVNGDPCAPEFYMQVFRSVSPNDTAPGGNRQNSFILGVRVYSVIARPNFGSMATPVQPAALNITSGTGSQRVRPLVALYPRMTWSDQGTTLCQLHQQGGTPCP